A genome region from Camelina sativa cultivar DH55 chromosome 10, Cs, whole genome shotgun sequence includes the following:
- the LOC104717116 gene encoding uncharacterized protein LOC104717116 codes for MPVPDPRAGQAFICLITLFLFLSIAVGGGCLIAYTVLPYPPIWLSYLGIVFVCLPWFFWILTFAYRIISRTFGFRMVIGSGGNNNNGNGEPQPRDVDPPEQSLEPPADEPETIAHPQVQVLVSIEGNQSKKRMSTSSNSTIASHESEMPLAISMGS; via the coding sequence ATGCCTGTGCCAGATCCACGGGCGGGGCAGGCGTTCATCTGTCTCATTAccttatttctttttctatcaATCGCGGTTGGAGGCGGTTGTCTCATTGCATACACAGTCCTTCCTTACCCTCCAATTTGGCTCTCCTACCTTGGCATTGTCTTCGTTTGTCTCCCTTGGTTCTTTTGGATCCTAACCTTTGCATACCGCATTATTTCACGCACATTTGGGTTTAGAATGGTCATTGGATCGGGTGGTAACAATAACAACGGGAATGGAGAACCCCAGCCACGGGATGTTGACCCTCCTGAGCAATCTTTAGAGCCTCCTGCTGATGAGCCAGAGACAATAGCTCACCCACAAGTCCAAGTTCTTGTGTCTATTGAAGGGAATCAATCGAAAAAACGAATGTCAACCTCCAGCAATTCTACTATCGCTTCACATGAAAGTGAGATGCCACTAGCCATTTCTATGGGCTCATGA
- the LOC104717117 gene encoding uncharacterized protein LOC104717117, which produces MSLSQTNFISSSFLSSSHELRIPYSRPVLSYPRLQTHRILCAAKRTGKRRYPSERKKLRTEQKEAVAKVKNKLEGVWRLSKLGVPVGDDPGKDFLGISEGLLQAIAKVIEFPVASMLPEEAFSVIRKSFDARKILKEAKFVYTVDLDVKTLLELEPRAHDFIFRLEPKIGLIEHVPTEKSVSGDLISVVNDCKKSNSETSSSGEYEPQIINGSGAPHKHGGGGRSKPKIAIVGGGPSGLFAALVLAEFGADVTLIERGQAVEERGRDIGALVVRKILDMESNFCFGEGGAGTWSDGKLVTRIGKNSATVLAVLKTLVRFGAPDNILVNGKPHLGTDKLVPLLRNFRHYLQSAGVTIKFGTRVDDLLVDDSRVVGVRVSDSAEQLHSTSQNLKFDAVVLAVGHSARDTYEMLHSRNVELTPKDFAVGLRIEHPQELINHIQYSSMASEVLKGRGKVPVADYKVVQYVNDKAEDLSQSSSKRSCYSFCMCPGGQVVLTSTNPTELCINGMSFSRRSSKWANAALVVTVSAKDFDLLNLNGPLAGIEFQREFERRAAIMGGGDFTVPVQRVTDFLQNKLSETPLPPSSYRLGVKSANLHELFPANITEALRQSISMFEKELPGFISEEALLHGVETRTSSPVRIPRSNETYESTSLKGLYPVGEGAGYAGGIVSAAVDGMFSGFAVAKSFDLFDGTVESVIGKAQGAGLVKY; this is translated from the exons ATGTCTCTCTCGCAAACAAATTTCATCAGTTCTTCATTTCTCTCATCGAGCCATGAACTGCGAATTCCGTATTCTAGACCGGTACTCTCTTATCCTCGTCTCCAAACACACCGGATTCTCTGTGCTGCGAAGCGAACCGGGAAGCGGAGATACCCTTCTGagaggaagaagctgaggacAGAGCAGAAGGAAGCTGTGGCTAAGGTTAAGAACAAGCTCGAAGGTGTTTGGCGTCTCTCTAAGCTCGGTGTTCCTGTCGGAGATGACCCTGGAAAGGATTTTCTTGGGATTTCAGAAGGTTTGCTTCAAGCCATCGCTAAAGTTATTGAGTTCCCG GTTGCTTCAATGCTGCCTGAAGAAGCATTCTCAGTGATTAGGAAATCTTTTGACGCTAGGAAG attctGAAAGAAGCCAAGTTTGTGtatactgtggatttggatgtgaaGACGCTTCTTGAGTTAGAGCCTCGTGCTCATGATTTCATTTTCCGGTTAGAGCCTAAGATTGGGCTTATTGAACATGTGCCTACCGAGAAGAGTGTTTCAGGTGACTTAATCAGTGTGGTGAATGACTGTAAAAAGAGCAACAGTGAGACATCATCATCCGGAGAATATGAACCTCAGATTATCAATGGCTCTGGAGCTCCACACAaacatggaggaggaggaagaagcaaaCCGAAAATTGCAATTGTTGGTGGTGGTCCGTCTGGTTTGTTTGCAGCTCTTGTTCTTGCGGAGTTTGGTGCAGATGTGACATTGATTGAAAGAGGGCAAGCAGTGGAAGAAAGAGGACGTGATATAGGCGCTTTGGTTGTTCGTAAGATTTTGGATATGGAGAGTAATTTCTGCTTTGGCGAG GGTGGTGCAGGTACGTGGAGCGATGGAAAGCTTGTTACTCGTATAGGAAAGAACAGCGCCACCGTTTTAGCG GTGTTGAAAACGTTGGTTCGCTTTGGAGCTCCTGATAATATATTGGTCAATGGAAAGCCTCATCTAGGAACAGATAAGCTAGTTCCGTTACTCCGTAACTTCAGACATTATCTTCAAAGTGCGGGA GTGACTATCAAGTTTGGAACTCGGGTAGATGATCTTCTGGTAGACGATTCTCGTGTTGTTGGAGTCAGGGTTTCAGATTCAGCAGAACAATTGCATAGTACATCCCAGAATCTAAAGTTTGATGCAGTTGTTCTTGCAGTCGGTCACTCAGCGCGTGACACATATGAGATGCTTCATTCTCGTAATGTTGAATTGACCCCAAAAGATTTTGCT GTTGGTTTGCGCATTGAGCATCCTCAGGAGCTAATCAACCATATACAG TACTCAAGTATGGCTAGTGAAGTTCTTAAAGGACGAGGTAAAGTACCAGTGGCGGATTACAAGGTTGTTCAGTATGTGAATGATAAGGCTGAGGATCTCTCGCAGTCTTCATCAAAACGTAGTTGCTACTCCTTCTGCATGTGTCCTGGTGGTCAG GTTGTTCTCACCAGCACAAACCCAACAGAACTCTGCATCAATGGCATGTCATTTTCTCGTCGTTCATCCAAATGGGCCAATGCTGCACTCGTCGTCACAGTCTCAGCCAAAGACTTTGATCTCCTCAATCTTAATGGACCCTTAGCTGGAATTGAGTTTCAG agagAGTTTGAAAGAAGAGCAGCTATTATGGGTGGTGGTGATTTCACAGTTCCTGTACAGAGAGTTACTGATTTCCTGCAAAACAAGTTATCTG AAACACCTTTACCTCCGTCAAGCTATAGATTAGGAGTGAAGTCAGCAAATCTGCATGAATTGTTTCCTGCTAATATCACGGAGGCTCTGCGACAGTCTATCTCTATGTTTGAGAAAGAG TTACCGGGATTTATCTCAGAGGAAGCACTCCTCCATGGCGTAGAG ACAAGAACAAGCTCCCCTGTCCGGATACCTCGAAGCAATGAGACCTACGAAAGCACGAGCTTGAAAGGTCTATACCCAGTTGGTGAAGGAGCTGGTTATGCTGGTGGGATTGTAAGTGCTGCAGTGGATGGTATGTTTTCGGGTTTTGCTGTTGCGAAAAGCTTTGATCTCTTTGATGGAACCGTAGAGTCAGTTATTGGAAAGGCTCAAGGTGCTGGACTTGTAAAgtattga